The segment AGTTGGTCGAGCCTTTCTTGGACGACTATCTCCGCGGGGTCCGCACCACCAGCGCCCGCTATTCGCCGCGCGACAACGCGCGAGCGCACTTGCGCCATCTGTTTTTCTATCTGGAGGCGCTCAAGGTTATCACTCCGCCCAAGCCGGTGCAGGTCGTGACGCCCTACAGTTGGATCCTCGATCCTTATATCGTCCATCTACGCGACGAGCGCGCCGTGGCGCCAGTGACGGTGAAGCGCCACCTCGCGCACACCACCGCGTTCCTCGAGTTCCTGAAGCACGACGTGCAACGGCCGCGCCTCAAGACCATCAGCGCCGAGCAGGTGGAGGCGCAGCTCAAGCGGCACATGAAGGACAGCAAAGACAACGTGCGCTCGTTGTCATCGAGCCTTCGCTCTTTCCTCCGCTACTGCGCGGATCACGGCCACACTCAGGCGGACTTCTCCGAGTTGGTCCCGCGACAGCGGCACTATCGGCACGCTTCGCTCCCCAGGGGCATCGAGGATTCGGCGCTCGAACGCGTGCTGGCTGCGATCGACAAGACGAAGCCTAATGGCGCACGCGACTACGCGATCATTCTGTTGCTGATGGCGTATGGCATCCGTGCGATCTCCGCTGCAAAACTCGTGATGGAGGATCTCGACTGGCGGCAGGCCAAGATCCGCTTTCGCGCGCAAAAAGGCGGCAAGGAAGTGATCGTTCCGCTCCTCGATGCGGTCGGGGACGCGATCATCGAGTGGCTCCGTCACCGCGACCCGCGCACGCCTCATCGCGAGGTGTTCCTCAGCACCAAGGCGCCGCACGGATCGCTGAGCAGCATGGCGATCTCCACCGTGGTGAAGCACTACCTGCACAAGGCCGGCGTTCATCAGCCCGGACGCGGCGCGCACTCGTTACGGCATTCGTGGGCGATCCGCGCGTTGGAGCACGATCAACCGATCAAGGCCATCGCCGATGCCCTGGGGCATCGTTACATCGACACCACCTACATCTACGCCAAGGCTGACTTGAAGACACTGCGGCAGGTGGCGATGCCGTGGCCGGCGAGGTGAACCATGGCCACGTGTTGTTTTCGCAGCGCGCTCGCGTTCCGGCTTCAGTCCTTCTGGGAGACGCGGGCCGCATCGGGCCGCGGTCCTGTTCTCCTCAAGGTGCTGCGTTACCTCGACCGGTTTCTTATCGGTGAGCTGCAGCCCGGCGATACAATCACGCGTGAGGTCACCGAGCGTTATTTCAAGAGCACCGAGCACTTGGCTCCGGGAACCCGGATCAACCGGATGTCGATCCTCCGTCAGTTCTGCCTCTATCAAAGCCATTTCGATCCTCGCACGTGCATCGTGCACCGGATGTTTTTGCCGCGGCGCAATCGGCCGATGCCGCACATCTACACGGTGGCCGAGGTCCGCCGGATCATGGCGGCGGCACCGCCGGCCGAACGTTCTCCGGACCCGCTGCGTCCCGTGGTGTTCGCAACCCTCGTCGGGTTCCTCTACGCCACCGGCCTGCGCGTTGGCGAGGCGGTGAAGCTCAATCTCGCTGACGTCGATCTGTCACGCCGTCTTCTGCTCATTCGCCAAACCAAGTTCGGCAAGACTCGCTACGTGCCGCTGGCACCGTGCACCACCAAGCAGCTCGCGGCCTACGTGGCCCAGCGCCGCGCGGCCAGATTCTCGCAGGAGCCGACCGCGCCATTTTTCCCGTCATCCCTCGGTGGACGCTATCACGTGCCGAGCTTCACGACGGTGTTTCTTCAAGTGTTGCGTCGGTTGGGGCTGCGCGGCCCGCCCGGCCAGCGCGGGCCGCGCATCCACGACTTGCGGCATTCCTTTGCGGTGTCGCGGCTGATGGCGTGGCACAAGAGCGGCGATAATCTCTTCGCGAAGCTGCCCCTCCTGTCCACTTACCTCGGGCACAGCACGGTGACCGGGACCGAGATCTATCTGCACGCCACCGCCGAGCTGATGGAGTCGGTGGGCCAGCGTTTTCATGAGCACTTCGCGGTGCCATCGGCCCGTCTCTTATGTCAGCCCCCGACCTTCCATCTCTGATCCGCGGGTTTTTCGATCAGCATCTCGTGTCCCAGCGCGGACTGAGTGGCCACACGGTTCTGTCGTATCGCGACACCTTCAAGCTCCTCCTCAAGTTCGCTTCCGACGACTCGGGCAAGCGCGTGACCGAGCTCACCCTGGCCGATCTCACCGCGGAGTTGGTGCACGGCTTTCTTCGCCATCTCGAAGCGGACCGGCGCAACGGGATCGTCACCCGCAATCTTCGGCTGGCCGCGATCCATTCTTTCTTCCGCTACCTCGCGATCGTTGATCCCCGGCACCTGACCCACGCCCACACGATCATCGCGGTGCCGTTCAAACGGCGACCGCATCGCGTCGCGCAGTTTCTGGAGAAGGATGAGGTGCAGGAGATATTTCGTCAGATCGATTCCCGGACGCTGTTCGGTCAGCGCGACGACGCACTCTTACGGATGCTCTACAACACCGGCATGCGCGCGCAGGAGTTGGTTGACCTCGACGTGCGGCACGTGCGTTTCACTCGACCGTCGAACGTGCTCATCTTCGGCAAGGGCCGCAAGGAGCGCACCTGCCCGTTGTGGCCCGAGACGGTCGCCGCGCTGAAGAGTTATCTCCAGCCTCGTTCGATCAAGTTCACCGACGCCGTGCCGCTGTTTCTCAACATCGACGGCAACCGGCTGACGCGCTTCGGCGTTCGCTACATTGTCAGTCACCGCATCAGTGAGGCGGCCCAGCGCTGCCCGACCTTGCTCGCGCGGCGGATCACTCCGCACACGTGGCGCCACACGACGGCGATGCATTTGCTGCAATCGAACGTCGACCTCGCGATGATCCGTTCCTGGCTCGGGCATGCATCGATCGAGACCACCAACACCTACGTCGAGATCGATCTTGAGATGAAGCGCAAGGCTCTCGCCTCCGCCGAGAAGATTCTCCCGAAGCCGAAGCACCCGTCGTCATGGCGCGCCAACACCGACGTGCTCGCCTGGCTGTCCAGCCTCTAACCGCGCGCCTTGAACGCGATGGCCCAGAGGGCCGGACACGTCGTTTTCGTGGATCGCCGCCGGCACGCCGTGATGAGTTTTCCCAAGGCGCGGTGCAACCGGCGCATCTCCAGCATGCGCCGATCAAGCTCTTGCTGCTTATCCTCCAAGAGACGCTTCACTTCGGCACACGACTCACCCGGCGAAAACTGCATTTCCATGAGCTCCTTGATCTCGCGCAGGGTGAACCCGAGGTCTTTTGCCGAACGGATAAACCGCAACCGGCTCAGGGCGTCATCGTCAAAGTCCCGGTAGCCCGATCCCGGCCAGCGATGGGTCGCCGGCAGCAGTTCCATTCGCTCGTAGTAGCGGACGGTCTGGACATTTACCCCGGCGGCCTTGGCGAGTTCTCCGATCGTCATGACATGGCGGTTGACCTTATACCATACTACAGGGTGTAAGCTGGGCCGATGCAGCCGGTGAAGCAATCGTGGATTCTGACAGGCGGATTTTTGTCCGCCGTGGCGGCCTCGCTTTGCTGCATCGGACCGCTGGTGGCGGCCGTCGCGGGCGCGGGTAGTTTTGTCGCCGCAGGCTGGTTTGAGCGTTGGCGGCCGGCTTTTCTCGGCGTCACCGCTGCGCTCCTCGCTCTCGCGTGGGTGTTGACCTTGCGTGCCCGACGTATCGCCTGCGCGGACGGCACCTGCGCAACGCCGCGAGCAAGTCGTTGGACCCTGGGCGTTCTGATCTTCAGCACAGTAATCGTCGGCGCGGTCGCGATGTTTCCGCAGCTTGCGCAAACCACCTTCGGCCGCTCTTCGGTCGCAACCTCCGCACCGGCGGATGGCCGCGTGCTGCGCGTGCGTATCCCCTCCATGGACTGCGCTGCGTGCGCGGTCGGCATTGCCGGCACCCTGCAGCGGGTTCCCGGTATCCGCACGGCGGTCGTCCGCTATGCAACGAAAGAGGCCGAGGTCGTTTACGATCCCGCCGTGATTTCTGCGACGACGGTGATCGCCAAGATCGACGCCACGGGCTTCAAGGCCGAGCCGGCCAACTGATCACCGTGTCCGATTGTTGCTTAACGAAAGGTGACGAGTGCTCGTCCGAGAAGGAGTCGGCTGCCAAGCCGTCCTGCCCGCGCTGCGGGCACGCCGGTCGCCCGGTCTCGACGCTCACGCTCAAGCACCAAGTTAAGTCCCAGTTTTTGCCGGCCGTAAATGCCGGGGGATTTCACTTCTGCCCCACACCCGACTGCCCGGTCGTCTATTTCAGCGCCGGTGGTTCAGTTCTCACAACGGGCGACGTTCGCCGTCCGGTCACTCAAAAAGATCCCGCGCAGGCACCGGTGTGTTATTGCTTCGGCTTCACGCCCGCGATGATCCGTGACGAACTTGCCGCCACAGGAAAATCCACCGTGATCGAACGCATCGCGGCGGAGATGAAGGCTGATTTTTGCGCTTGTGAGATTCGCAATCCCCAAGGCTCCTGCTGCCTCGGCAACGTGAAAGCTGCCGTCAAGGCCGCCACCGCAGAGCGCGCCGGTCTTGCCTGATCGCCGGCCGAGTTATGTGCAGCGATTGTGCTGTCGCGCAGAGTAAAGTGCCTCAGAAAAACGGTAGCGCACTCCACATAGCTCGGCTCGTCACATAACACAACCTATGTGCTGCAGCACATAGGTTGTGCACGCAGATGATCGCCGACGCGCCGGCGACGATCGCAGGACGGAACACTTCCCGCGGATGCACCAACGTGGCCGAAACCGTGCCGGTGCTGATGGCGACCCGCCCCAGCGGCCTGTTCTTCTGGTTCAGCAGCACCACGTAGAACACCTCGTGCATCGGGTGCGCTTCGAGCGTATCTTTCATGTAGTCGTAGACCGCTTCCGCGGACGAGAGGGACTTCGCCCCCACTTCAAACAGGGTCGCTTCGTACGTGAGCTTCGCTTCATACACGCGCATGGGACATGCGCCTCGCCGGCTCGGTCGTGTGTGCGGGAGTGCACCTGATCGACCTCCGCCGGCTGAGGGCGATTCCCGCCCACGCCGAAAGTCAAAGCGCTGCCGAAGCGCCGAGGCGGCTGCTTCAGCAGCAACGAGGGGGAAGCGCAGGGTGTGCGCGTGGTGGAGGCCGCAGGCACTACCTTGACCGGCGTACAATCGGGAATCCCAGCGGCTGGCAGGGCTGGAAGGACTCGACCGGAGGGAGCATCGTCGCGGTATTACCGATTGCGGCCGTTGCCCGGTCCGCGGAGTGTTCGCCGTGTTGTGCGGCGAGTGCCCGTATGTCAGAGGTTGCCAACAGCCGAGCAAACGATCCTCGACGCCTGCTGAGGGTTCGCCCAAGTAGGGCTGAGCCATGAGCCTTTTCGGCCAGATGGTGCCGATTTCCGTCGCGATCCCGGCGATTTACGTCGGTCCCTTTTTGGTGCTGGCGTGCCGCTTTCCCCTTCGGGGAGCCCAAAGCGGGTGAGCCGTTTGCTCCCACGTGCTTTTTCGAACAGGGTGCGGGCGCCGTGGCGGTGCCGCCCGTACGGCTCACTCGTTTATGCCTCCCCAGAACCGTCCACCCGCCGGTACCGACTCCGAACACGAGGAGTTCTCGCTCCCGCTCTTCGTCCTCACGGTGCTGGCAACGCTCGCCGGCTTGCTCGCGGGCCTGCGGCTTTTTGCACCCCAGGTGTGGGCGCAGCAGTTTCTGGCGCCGGTCTCCCACGGGATCGTGGCTTTCCTGGTGATCAGCCTGATCAACTGTTTCATGGAGTATTTCTTCCATCGTTACGTGCTGCACCTGCCGGCGGTTCCCTTCCTCCGCCGGCTCTACAAGCAGCACACGCTGCATCACGCGCTAACCCGCATCGCGCGCCGCAAAGGCCGCGATGGGCGGGGGATACTTTTCATCGAAAACAAGTTCCCGATCGTCGAACCGGAGCAGGGCGAGGCGTCGTTTTTCCCATGGTATTCGCTTGCCGTGTTCGCCTTGATTCTGACGCCGCTGCTGGCGCTGCTGCAGTGGCTGCTGCCGGCGTTCCCCTGGTTCCTCGCCGGTTTCGCGGCGATCGCCGTTTCACTGACGCTCTACGAGCTGCTGCACGCGATCAATCATTGGCCGTTCGAGCAGTGGGAGCCGCTCATTCAACATCCGCGCTGGGGCCGGTTCTGGCAGCCGGCCTACGGCTTCCATCTGCGCCACCATGCGGTCACGGACTGCAACGAGTCGATCTCGGGGTTCTTCGGACTGCCGGTGGCTGACTGGGTGTTCGGCACCTGCGTCGTGCCACAAACCGTCTACGCCGAAGGCGAGGAGTGGTCGGAAGAGAAATTTCGCAGCCCGCATCCACGCTGGATCATCCGGCGGCTCGACGCTTGGGCCGAGCGTGTCGTCCAGCGTCGGCGGGCGTCGAAGGCGGTCGCGGCTCCGCGGCCGCTCGAGCCCGCGATCGAGGTGTCGGTGGCGCCGGAGCCGCGGGTGTACACGCGCTGGGAGGAGGCCGCCAACTGGATCACGCACGGGATAGGGTTGGTGCTAAGCGTGGCTGGCCTGACGCTGCTGATCGTGTTCTCCAGCCTGCGCGGCGACGCGTGGCAC is part of the Opitutus terrae PB90-1 genome and harbors:
- a CDS encoding site-specific integrase, producing MRKPYYSLDRSTDGGLEHFYCERRTLADFRRGALGDYFDGLALTLKKNGYSIHHGCGILGTCCMFNVYVTERGITKASAISAELVEPFLDDYLRGVRTTSARYSPRDNARAHLRHLFFYLEALKVITPPKPVQVVTPYSWILDPYIVHLRDERAVAPVTVKRHLAHTTAFLEFLKHDVQRPRLKTISAEQVEAQLKRHMKDSKDNVRSLSSSLRSFLRYCADHGHTQADFSELVPRQRHYRHASLPRGIEDSALERVLAAIDKTKPNGARDYAIILLLMAYGIRAISAAKLVMEDLDWRQAKIRFRAQKGGKEVIVPLLDAVGDAIIEWLRHRDPRTPHREVFLSTKAPHGSLSSMAISTVVKHYLHKAGVHQPGRGAHSLRHSWAIRALEHDQPIKAIADALGHRYIDTTYIYAKADLKTLRQVAMPWPAR
- a CDS encoding tyrosine-type recombinase/integrase, whose product is MATCCFRSALAFRLQSFWETRAASGRGPVLLKVLRYLDRFLIGELQPGDTITREVTERYFKSTEHLAPGTRINRMSILRQFCLYQSHFDPRTCIVHRMFLPRRNRPMPHIYTVAEVRRIMAAAPPAERSPDPLRPVVFATLVGFLYATGLRVGEAVKLNLADVDLSRRLLLIRQTKFGKTRYVPLAPCTTKQLAAYVAQRRAARFSQEPTAPFFPSSLGGRYHVPSFTTVFLQVLRRLGLRGPPGQRGPRIHDLRHSFAVSRLMAWHKSGDNLFAKLPLLSTYLGHSTVTGTEIYLHATAELMESVGQRFHEHFAVPSARLLCQPPTFHL
- a CDS encoding site-specific integrase, coding for MSAPDLPSLIRGFFDQHLVSQRGLSGHTVLSYRDTFKLLLKFASDDSGKRVTELTLADLTAELVHGFLRHLEADRRNGIVTRNLRLAAIHSFFRYLAIVDPRHLTHAHTIIAVPFKRRPHRVAQFLEKDEVQEIFRQIDSRTLFGQRDDALLRMLYNTGMRAQELVDLDVRHVRFTRPSNVLIFGKGRKERTCPLWPETVAALKSYLQPRSIKFTDAVPLFLNIDGNRLTRFGVRYIVSHRISEAAQRCPTLLARRITPHTWRHTTAMHLLQSNVDLAMIRSWLGHASIETTNTYVEIDLEMKRKALASAEKILPKPKHPSSWRANTDVLAWLSSL
- a CDS encoding heavy metal-responsive transcriptional regulator, whose translation is MTIGELAKAAGVNVQTVRYYERMELLPATHRWPGSGYRDFDDDALSRLRFIRSAKDLGFTLREIKELMEMQFSPGESCAEVKRLLEDKQQELDRRMLEMRRLHRALGKLITACRRRSTKTTCPALWAIAFKARG
- a CDS encoding heavy-metal-associated domain-containing protein, yielding MQPVKQSWILTGGFLSAVAASLCCIGPLVAAVAGAGSFVAAGWFERWRPAFLGVTAALLALAWVLTLRARRIACADGTCATPRASRWTLGVLIFSTVIVGAVAMFPQLAQTTFGRSSVATSAPADGRVLRVRIPSMDCAACAVGIAGTLQRVPGIRTAVVRYATKEAEVVYDPAVISATTVIAKIDATGFKAEPAN
- a CDS encoding putative iron-sulfur cluster-binding metallochaperone, encoding MSDCCLTKGDECSSEKESAAKPSCPRCGHAGRPVSTLTLKHQVKSQFLPAVNAGGFHFCPTPDCPVVYFSAGGSVLTTGDVRRPVTQKDPAQAPVCYCFGFTPAMIRDELAATGKSTVIERIAAEMKADFCACEIRNPQGSCCLGNVKAAVKAATAERAGLA
- a CDS encoding JAB domain-containing protein, producing the protein MRVYEAKLTYEATLFEVGAKSLSSAEAVYDYMKDTLEAHPMHEVFYVVLLNQKNRPLGRVAISTGTVSATLVHPREVFRPAIVAGASAIICVHNLCAAAHRLCYVTSRAMWSALPFF
- the trhA gene encoding PAQR family membrane homeostasis protein TrhA, giving the protein MPPQNRPPAGTDSEHEEFSLPLFVLTVLATLAGLLAGLRLFAPQVWAQQFLAPVSHGIVAFLVISLINCFMEYFFHRYVLHLPAVPFLRRLYKQHTLHHALTRIARRKGRDGRGILFIENKFPIVEPEQGEASFFPWYSLAVFALILTPLLALLQWLLPAFPWFLAGFAAIAVSLTLYELLHAINHWPFEQWEPLIQHPRWGRFWQPAYGFHLRHHAVTDCNESISGFFGLPVADWVFGTCVVPQTVYAEGEEWSEEKFRSPHPRWIIRRLDAWAERVVQRRRASKAVAAPRPLEPAIEVSVAPEPRVYTRWEEAANWITHGIGLVLSVAGLTLLIVFSSLRGDAWHVVSFTVFGLTLLALYAVSTIYHLQRSERAKYVFRKLDHAAIFLLIAGTYTPFLLTSLRGPWGWTLFGVIWGLCGAGAVFQLFFGERYRLTSTVAYLFVGWLIVVALEPLTASVPHGGLWLLLAGGLCYTFGVVFYHWHRLRFHHAVWHAFVVGGSTCHVLAVLLFLLPSHA